The genomic interval TGGCAACGAATACCACTGGGTGGACAGCAAGGGCCGGGTCGTGCGCGACGCCATCGCTTCAGACGAATCGTGGCAGTGGACCTGGGGCGGGTCTTCAGGCGACCGCACGCGCATTGAGGCCGGCCGCACGGAGAACTTCACCCTGGTCGTAAATCCCGAGAACGGTCTCGCGGCGAGCGAGTGGGTAGCACGCCTTCGCCGCACCCCGCCCTGGCTCACCTACGTCATCGACTGCGAGATCCCCACGGTCGATCCGCAGACGGGCCAACCGGAGAACATCCGCACCACAGCCACCGGCGAAACCACCTACCTGCCCCGGCCGTAGCGGGCCGGCGAGGCGGTGATGCGTTGCAACCCCGCGGGCGATTGAGTCGAATACGCTGTCGGGCTCGCGACGGCATACTTCGACACGTCGCTGGCGACGGGAGGCTTGCATGCGAACACGGGCGCGACACTGGCTGGCGGTGCTGGTTGCGGCGGCGGCGGCGTGGGCGGCGTCGCCGGCGATGGGCGATGGCAAGTACTTCCGCACGCAGGTCGTGGCGCGCGACCCTTCGATCCCCCACCAGGCGGCGCTGATCTCGTACCGGGACGGCATTGAGACGCTCGTCGTGCAGTCCGCCGTGCAGGCCGAGGGCGAGCATGTCGCGTGGGTGCTGCCGCTGCCGGCGCAGCCGACGGCCATCGAAGCGGCAAGCCCGGGCACGATTGCGACGCTTCAACAACTCGTCCAGCCGCGGCTCGTGCTCGAGCGCAACGTGACGCCGTGGATATTTGTGGCGCTGGCGGCGCTGGCCTGCTGCGGCATGATGCTGGTGGTGTCGCGGGCGCTGAGCAAGCACTCGGCTTGGGCACGCATTCTCATCTACGTGATTGCGTTCCCTTGCGTGCTGCTGGCCACTTCAGTGGGCGTACTTTTTCCGACCCTCGTGGCGAAGCCGCGCAGCATGGCGGCGGCCAATGCACAGCCGCAGCGCGGCGTTTCGATTCTCACGGATGAAACCGTCGGCTCGTACACCGTGACCGTGATCGCCGCCGAGGCGGGCTCTGAAGTGCGCGACTGGCTCAGTGAGAACGGGTTTGCATGCGATGATGCTGCCGGCGTGGTCATCGATCGGTACGTCGCCGAGGGCTGGTGCTTTGCGACGGCGAAGATCCGCTGGTCGCCGGGGCAGACGCTCTCGCCGCACCCGCTCAAAGTCGTGTTTCCCGTCGACGAGGCCGTGTACCCGATGCGGCTGACGGGGGCAGGCGCCACGCAGCCGCTGGCGCTGGACCTGTTCATCATCGGCAGCGAGATGGCGGCAGCCCGCGATCTGAAGCAGTGGCGCTGCGAACGGCTCGTGCGCGATGCGGCTGCGAAGAACTGGTTTGACGAGGACGCGATCGTGTACGAAGGCGACCTAACGCAACTGCGCATCGGGCATCCGGTCATCGCGGCCTCGCTATGGGATGGCGCGACACTGACGCACTTGAGCGGGATGCTCTCACCGGCGCAGATGGCTCGCGATGATGTGCAACTTCGATGGGAGCCGGCTCGGCCCTACCACCGCACTTTCTTCATCGGCCAAGCTGCGACCCTGCTCGGGGGCGTGGTGGGGATCGGCTTGGCGGCGCTGGCGTTTCTCGCCGCATCGCTGGCGGCGCTGCGCACGTCCTGGCGATTTGGAGGCGTCTGCAGATGGACGCTCGCACCTGGCTTAGCCGTGGCGGCGTTTTGCGCCCCGGCGTTCGCGTTACTCGCGCCGTCGGTTGAGACGGCGACGGAGCCGCACCATCCCATCGATCGGAAGATGGCGCAAAATCACGTGATGTATGAGTGGGACGATCTGCGCGAGCGCGGGGCTCTTGAGCGCGAGCAGTTCATTGCCCGGCTCCGAACAGAGTGGCCCGAGCACCTCCCGCGTGGCGATGTGCCCATGGGCCTGGACATCCGCGAGGACGATTCAGGTTGGGACCTCATCTTCCACGACCGCGATGCAACGCCGACGGTGATGCGTCTCGACAGAGAACCGCCCGGCTGAACCGAACGGTTCGTGGTGCGCCCGGCACATCTTGGCGCAGAACGACTCGATGCACATCAAGCACCCGGGGCGGAGCAACGGGCTCATGCACCCCTTACGCTTTGGCCGACAATGCACGGGCGCGCGTATCATCGACTGGCGCGGCACCATGAACTATCGGACCGCCAGACACTGACAACAGTCCCACCTCGGGGAGGATGGCTCGAGATGACCTTCAATCCGTTCCGCAGTGCCTTCAATCCTGATCAGTTCGACCCGGCTCATCCGGCGTCGAGCGATCCGCAGATCGCCGCAGCGGCCGTGCAGGCCCTGCCGCACCTGACCAACTCCGTGCACTACCAGCGCACGCGCGAGATGACGATCGATGAACTGCTGCTCGAAAACCGCGTGGTCTTTCTCATCGGCGAGATCAACTACAGCAGCGCGGCCCGCGTCATGATGCAGATGCTCTATCTGGACAACCAGAAAAAGGGCCAGGACATCAACCTCTACGTCAACAGCCACGGCGGAACCGTGGATGACACCCTGGCGATCTACGACACCATGCAGTTCCTCTCGGCTGACGTGGCGACCTACTGCATCGGCCGGGCCTACTCGGGCGGGTCGATCATCCTCGCAGCCGGCACCAAGGACAAGCGCTACATCCTCCCCCACGCCAAGGTGATGATCCATCAGCCGCTGGGCGGCGTGGGCGGCCAGGCCGAGGATATCAAGATCCAGGCGGAGCAGATCATCAAGAGCAAGCGCATGCTCGCCGAAGTGCTCGCGAGCCACACCGGCCAGAGCGTCGAGCAGGTGCTCGCCGACTCGGAGCGCGACAAGTACTTCAGCGCCGAAGAGGCGAAGAACTACGGCCTCGTCGATGAAGTGCTCGCATTCGAACTCGACAAGGGCAAGAAGAAGGCGGCGTCGAGCTGACCGTCGCCGCGCGATCTCTCCCGCTTCACTGACCCACCCGCGGCAGCGCCCGCCGCGCCGCGATCACGCAAGGACCTGAACATGCCCAATCTCATTCCGATCGTCGTCGAACAGACCGGCCGCGGCGAACGCGCCTACGACATCTACTCGCGACTGCTCAAGGACCGCATCATCTTCCTCGGCGGAGGCGTCGATGACGAGGAAGCGAACGTGATCGTCGCGCAACTGCTCTTTCTCGCCAACGAAGACGCCAAGGCCGACATCCAGTTCTACATCAACTCGCCGGGCGGCAGCGTGACGGCGGGCCTGGGCATCCTCGACACGATGAACTACATCCCCTGCGACGTAGCGACGTACTGCGTCGGCCAGGCGGCGTCGATGGGCGCCGTGCTGCTCGCGGGCGGCACGCCGGGCAAGCGCTACTGCCTGCCCTCCAGCCGCGTGCTGCTCCACCAGCCGCTCATCGGCGGCGTCATGGAGGGCCAGGCAACGGACCTCGAGATCGAAGCTCGCGAGATGCTCCGGCTGCGCGAGATGCTCTACAAGGGACTGGCCAGAGCTACGGGTAAGAGTTTCGAGCAGATCGAAGCAGACTGCGACCGCAACAAGTGGCTCAGCGCCGACGAAGCAAAGCAGTACGGCCTGATCGACTCCGTGCTCACGCACACCGACATGGTGGGGACGAAGAAGGGCGAATGACTCGAGTCGGCGCCGCGCCTGATCGCACGGCGCACCTTCCGGCTCCGCGTGAGATGGTTTTCCTGCCGCACGATCGGCTCTGGCGGCCGAGGTGATCCACGATATACTTGCCGCATGGCGTGGACGGCTGGCAGGAATCGGGTGGCGTTCGGTGTGCGGCGCGCGGCGGCGCTGGCGGCAGCGGTGAGCGCGTGCGTCGCGATAACTTCGCTCACCACCGGCTGCACCAAGCCTCTGTTCCCCGATAATTACTCCCGGACCCAGTTCGACCAGTACGACCGCCTGCGCGGCGACTACGTCGAAGCGCGTCAGACGGACATGTACGGCAAGCCCGTGCCGGCGCTGAGGCAGCGGCTGCGACCGTAATCGCACCGGCGGCGGGAGCGAAGGTCCGATGAAACGGCGGGTTTGCCCGTGCGGCGCAAAATGGCCGGACCTTTCGCATTTTCGGAAAATCACAAAGTTTTTTCGTCGGCGGCGACGATAGTTCCTTGGCGACCTGCACTGGTGGGGTACACTGAACGTGTCCATGATTCCGACGAGCCGTTTCGACTTCGCATCCCGGCCGCACCGCCGCGCGCTGACGGTGTGGGCATCGTTCGTCGCGACCATGACGGTGCTCGGCGGCGTGCTGCTGCTCACCGATCAGGGCCCCCTGCCGCGCCTGGGTTCGAGCCAGCCGGCCTTGGGCGTCAACCTCGGCGCCCGCGCCATCGGCAGCGTGCTCGACACCGCGGCCCCGCTCAAGCAGGATCAGTGGCTCGAAATCGTGATCCACGATTCAGGCAGCCAGCACGGCTCGGTCGAGAGCCTCGCCCGCCAGGCCCGATCGCTCGGACTCAAGGGCCTGGGCTACCACTTCGTCATCGGCAACGGCAACGGCATGGGCGACGGCGAGCTGCACGTCGGCTACCGCTGGAACGAGCAGTTGGCTGGGGCTCACGTCGCCGGCCCCGATGCGGCGTGGCACAACGTGCACAGCGTGGCCATCTGCCTCGTGGGCAACGGGGAAGCCTCTCAATTCACCGACCGGCAGATGGCGCGTCTGGTCGATCTGGTGCGCGGTCTGCAGGAGCGGCTGAACATCGATCTCGACCATGTCCTGCTCAACTCGGCGATCACGGGCCAGTCCAGCCCCGGCCGACATTTCCCCGAGCAGCGATTTCGCGACCAACTTCGCTTGAACGGCTGAGAATCGTCGCCTCGATCACCGTATAATCGGCTGCGTGGTGAGAGAAAGGCGATCCCCCGGCACAGGGTCTACGCCCCGTAGAGGTTTGGCATCAAGTCGTACCCGGATGGGACCGATCCCAAGGGATGGGCGTGGAAGTATCAGTGTCGGCAGGCTTGACCGGGAAAGCAGTGCGGCGTTAATGCCCCAAGCAGGACTGAGACGTGAGTCAATCAGCGGTACAGCGAGAGTACACTGTGGCGCCCGGTACTGAGATTGCAGGCTTTCGCGTCCTCAAGGAACTCGGCACCGGCGCCGCCTCGTTCCTGTACCTCGTCCAGGACCCTCGCTCCAAGCAGATCTGGGCCCTCAAGCACGTCCGCAAAGAGACAGAGAAAGACCAGCGCTTCCTCGATCAAACCGAGATCGAGTACTCGGTCGGCACGCAGCTGCGCCACCCGCACATCCGCCGGATCGAGCGCCTCATCAAGAACCGCCGCGTCCTTCGCGTCAGCGAGATGTTCCTGCTTCTCGAACTCGTCGATGGCATCGCGCTCGACAAACAGCCGCCGACGACCTTCATCGAGGCCGCCGACATCTTCACGCAGGTGGCCGACGGCCTGCTCTACATGCACAGCCGCGGCTTCGTGCACGCGGACATGAAGCCCAACAACGTCATCGTCACCGACGCCGGGCAGGCGAAGATCATCGACTTGGGCCAGTCGTGCGCCGTGGGCACGATCAAAGATCGCATCCAGGGCACCATGGACTACATCGCGCCCGAGCAGGTCCACCGCCGCGCCATCACGCCCGCCACCGACGTGTACAACCTCGGCGCCACGATGTACTGGTGCGTGTGCGGCCGACACATCCCCACCGCCATGACCGATCGCACCGGTCTGGGCGTGGCCAAGGACGATCACCAGATCGACCGGCCGATTCCGCCCATCGAGATCAAGCCGAACATCAGCCAGGAGTTCAGCGATCTCATTCTCGACTGCGTCGATCCCGATCCGGATCGCCGTCCGACGATGGAAGCCGTGCGCAACCGGCTGCAGGTGATTCACCTCCGCCTCGAGACGGCCGAACGCCGGGCCAACGGGCTCATGCCGCCGACCGCAGACTGATCCGAAGCACCGTTCGATTGAAGTGATGTCGAAAGCCGATGGTCTCCCACCCTCTGCACACGACTCGCGGTCAATGCGCGTTCGGATGTCGGAATCCACGCAGGGCGGTCAGCCAGAGTATGCGCAGGTCGAACAGGACGGACCAGTTGCGGATGTAGTACAGGTCGTACTGGAGCCGCTTGCGGAGGCTCGTGTTGCCGCGCAGCCCGTTGACCTGGGCCCAGCCGGTCATGCCGGCCTTCACGTTCTGGCGGAGCATGTAGCCGCGCCAGTCTTCGCGGAAGTGTTCGAGCAGATCGAGCCGCTCGGGCCGGGGTCCGACGAGCGACATGTCGCTGCGAATGACGTTGAAGAGTTGTGGCAGCTCGTCGAGACTGGTATGGCGGAGCCAGGCGCCGATGCGCGTGATGCGCGCGTCGTCGCGCCGGGTCCACTCCTGCGTGCCGCGGCCGTTGACCGGCTCGACCGCGCCTGGCTGCATGGTCCGGAACTTGTAGATGCCAAAGGGACGCCCGCCCATGCTCGCGCGGTCCTGGCGGAAGAGCACCGGCCCGCCGTCTTCGAGCTTGACCAGCGCCGCGATGAGCAGCATGAGCGGCGCGAAGATGATCAGGGCCGCGAAGCCGATTCCCAGATCGACCAGCCGCTTGGCGACCGCCCCGTAGCCGCTCAGCGGGCTCTGGCGCACGCTGAGCACCGGCATGCCTTCGAGTTCTGAAATGGCCAGATTGATGGGCATGTAGCGCGGGCTGACGTCGGGGATGATCCTCACCTCGACCGGAAAGCGCGACAGTTTCATCAGCACGCTGGGCAGCAGGTGCGAGCGGCTCTGGGGCAGGGCGATGATCACACCGTCCACCGGCCGCTGCTCGAGTATCGATTCAAGCGCATCGAGCCCGCCGCGCACCGGCCGCTCGAGGCACTTCTCGCGTCGGGTGGTGTCGTGATGGCTGATGAAGTAGGCGCAACTGATGCCGGTCCAACTGTTGCGCAGGAACGTGTGGCAGGCGATCTGGCCAAGCCGGCCGGTGCCGATGATGGCCATGTGCCGCCGGTTCCAGCCGTGTTCGCGAAACGTCCGCAGCACGAGCCGGAACGAATAGCGGTGCACGGTCAGGCACGCCATGAGACACAGCGGCAGGGCGATGATCTCCAGCGTCGCCGTGTCGGCCTTGGCGTACGCGGGCAGGACGAGATTCCAGGCAAGAATGGTCAGCCCCCAGCCGACGAGCACGGCCTTGCCGATGTCAAGCAGTTCGCTGTCGAAACTGCGATCCCGACGCGGACGGTAAAGCCCGAACGCGGCCATGCACGCGAGCAGGATCGGCACGCCCGCCGTCAGCGCCAAGATCGACTGGCGGGAGAAGACGAGCACATGATCGCCCGACACCATCTTCCGGGCCAGCACGTGCGCGAGCGTGAAGCCGGCCACGAGGACGATAGTGTCAATCGCGCTGAGCAGTGAGACGAAGACGCGATGGCGTTCTTTGAGCATGTCTCTCCAACCCTGTCATCGGCGCGAGCGGCGCTCGGCGGCCAATGTTCGCCCTGCTGGGCTTGCGCGGATGCGCTCCGACGGCCCGGCTCGGATTGCACCTGGTTCTGCGGCCGAACGTGGCGCTCCGCAGGCGGCAAGCGTGCGGAGGTGCGGCCGGGGCGGGAAGGGGCGGCTGCCCACTCTCCCGTCTCAACAGCGCCGACTCGGTCGGCACTGCCGTGGCGAGGATAGCCCGCGGCGCCGCATCACTCCACCGACCGGTGATCAGGGAAAGCAACCTGAAGAAACGTTAATCTCCTCCTCCGGCAAGACATCGCGTCTAGACTGCATCGAACCGCGGCCGCCGCGAGCCTTCCAGCAAGACTGCGGCGGACTGCAAGTGAAAGAGATACGGGGAGAATGACATGGCGGCAATCCAAATCTGCTCGCGCGCGGCGCGAGCCATCGGGACACTTCTGCGCGACCGTCTCACGCCCGCTACCGCATGCGCGGCCCTGCTGGCGGCGACGGGTTCGGCGGCGGGGCAACTCTTTGTCGGCCTGGAGGGCTCCGCGCCGCCGACCCGCTCGACCGATCTCTCCGGCTTTCCAAATGTGGTGTGGGACGACCACTTCGCCTTTGACGTGAGCGGCGCCGCCGCGTCGCCCGATGGCACGCTCTACCTGTGCAACGGCGCCTTCACGACGAAGTTGTACACCTCGACCCTGAACGGGCCGCCGGTGCTCCGCGCCACGCTCGATACCGACATGCACGCCCTGGCCTTCGGCCGCGGCCGGCTTTATGGCTACTCCAACTTCGCCGCGATCAAGGGCATCTACGAAATCGACATCAACACGGGTGTCTGCACGCTGGTGCTCGACGTCTACACGAACACCGGCTTCCGGTACTTCGGCCTCGACTACAACCCCGCTGATGATCTTTTCTACGGCTACACCGAGTACGGCGACAGCGGGTTGTATTCGATCAACATCGACACGGGCGCACAGACGAAAGTCGTCGGACCGATCCCGGCGTCCAACTCGCAGGGCCGCGGCCTCGCCGTGGGCCGCAACACCGTTTACATCACCGCCACGCGCGGCGACGACGGCATCCCGCAATACGCCTACGACCTTTCGCAAGGGCCCAACGGCACCTGGGTCGCATTCACACAGCCGTACCCGAACGACCACGCCACAGGCGGCGCGGCGTATATCCCGCGAGCCGGGTACGACATCGCGCTGCATCTGACGGGCGAGTGCCCCGGCCAGTTGCGCGCCGCCGTCACCGGCGCCACGCCCGGCGGGCGCGTCGCGTTCATCTACGCGCGCGGAGCGGGCTCAGTGCGCATTCCGAACGGGCCCTGCACCGGCACGCAGCTGGGTCTCGATGCCAGCGCGACACTCGCGGCGCTGCTGACGGCCGATGGTGGCGGAAACGCGGCGCTGATGCGCAGCGTGGGGGCAAATCTCTGCGGCGGGGCCGTGCTGCTTCAGACGTTGGATGCCACTACCTGCACACCGTCGAACGTGGCGGCCACGCCGTAGCGCCTCGCGCGGCTACTGAGTGACTTCGATGGTGTGAGTGAGATCGACGGGGATGACGCGGATTTCATCGCCGGGCAGCACCGGCGTGTCATCGGCCTTCCAGTCCAGCGTGTATCCGAAACCGCTGGCGCTGGGCCGGATGACGATGAACGCCGTGAAGTGAATCGTGTGCCGGCCGGGCTTGTCCCACTTGAGAATCGCAACCGGCGGCACGCGGTCGTTCTGCGGGATGCCGACCAGACGGTCGCGCACCAGATAGCCGCGTATCCGCGTATCAAACTCGGTGTCCATCCTCCACTTGCCTTCCATTCCGTGGAAGGTCTCATGATCATCGGTGCGAAAGCCTGCGACGGCCACTTCGGCGCGCCACGACGACTTGCCGCTCAACCGGCGTGCGCCCTCGACGGCCACCGTGCACTCCTCGCCGACTCTTGCGCTTTCTGGCCCGTCGAGTCGAAGGGCCAGCGCTTCTCTGAAGAAGCGCTCCGTAAGTTCAGCCGGTAGGGTTCCGGCGCTGATCTGGCTTTCGATCCACGCCGCGCCGTCAGTGGCGGAGAAATACGACACTTCGAGCCGTTGATCGAGAAGCAACTCGGCCAGGCGGTCGCGCTGCTCGGGCGCCAGCGTGCGGTTGCCGAGTTCGACCCAGTCAGCGGCGCCGCCTGCGGTTGATGAGCCGAGGGTGGCAATCAGCGCTGAGGTTGGGGTCGCGCTCGCGAACCACGCGGATATCGGTCCGGTCTGCGAGGCCTGGAATCCGGACATTCCCAGCACGAGCAGGATGGCGCCGGCGACGAGCAGCGGCGGCTTGGAGGAGATCGTGCCGCGCACGGTTCCACCCGGGGCATTCCACGCAGCACCGCATTCAGGGCACAAGGATGTCGCGCTTTCCTGCGACACCGCCCGTTCGTACTCGCACCGGGCGCAGTGAGGCTCGCTTCCGCGGCGTTGCTTGCCGCCCAGCGCGAGGCAGATCGCGCCAGTGGCGACTATCCACATGAACGGCGCAAAGCGCAGCGCTTCCAGTCGATAAGAAGGGATCACCAGCGCCAGCACGCCGCAATACACCAGGGTCATCAGCAACGGCACAGTGGTAAAGGCAAGTACAGGATGGCGCTGGATCCACTCACGGTGCCGTCCCATGACGTCCCAACGCCGGCGCTCATGTCGTCGCCGTTGCTCGGCCAGCGTTCGCCACGAGGCCATGCGCGCGAGGCCGAATTGCTCCCAGAACTGCCGAAGTTCAGTGCGGGGCCAGACGGCGTGTCCCTTCGGGCATTGCACGTTGTCACCGCCTGCGTGCTCCATCGTGCTCAGGCACTTCGGGCACACCATGGCGTCGAACTCGGGCACGCGATGGAGAATCCGCCACTCGCGAAGCGCCTGTCGAATTGAAAAGATCGCGATTGCTCCGTTGAGCGCCACCGGGACGATCACCGACCATCGGATGGCTGAGAACATCCTGGATACGTCGCGCGGCTGCCCAGAGACGCCTGGCAACGAGTCCATCATGCGCGACGTCATGATGATCAGGAAGGCGACGAACAGGACGAGTGCGACGGTCAGCGCCGCCATGATCCAGGCGAGGCGCTTCTGCTTCTTGACCCACAAATTGTCCGTCCGGTCCCAGGCCATCGACCAACTGTAGAACGCCACTCCCGCCCGGCGTGGCTCGACGGCACCTAACATGGGACACATGGCCGATCGCCCTGCGCTGCAATCCTCTTCGCCGAACCTGCGCCAGCCGTGCCCGCATTGTGGCTACGACATTCCGCCGGGCGCGATGTTCTGCCCGCACTGCACGCGGCGGGTGCTGGCCTACGAGTATTGCTCGGAGTGCCGAGAGCCGGTGTCGATCGACGCGAAGTACTGCCCCTACTGCAGCCAGCGCATTCGCCACGCCCGACCCGATTCCGCCGCGCCGACCATCGATGCGAACATCGAAATCCGCGCTTCGCGCCTCGGGTGCTTTCTCACGACGGGGAGTCTGACGGCCCTGTTTCATCCGCCGGTCATTCACGCGGCCGGCGATCGCGTGCGGATGACGAGTTGGTCGATGCTCGGCCTGCGCATCCACGACCAGGAAATCCGCATCGAGCGCATCGCCTCGGTGCGCACGACCAAGGGCATCTTCTGGGATGCGCTGATCATCGAAACCTTCGGCGGCACGCTGGATGAGATCGGCCAGCGCGGCCTGCGCAAGAGCGACGCGAGGCGCTTGGCCTCCATCATCAAGGCCGCACTTACTGACGGAAGCAAGTAGTCATGCGAAACGAACACGTGTGTAATGCGACTCCTCGTGCCTCGGTGATCGCCATGGCGCTGAGCGCATCGACCATCGCAGCGCCCCCGCAGCGCGCGGAGACCACGCGCGGGCCGGTCGTATTGGCCGCCACGGAACTCTCGTCCCCGGCAGGTCCCGGCGCCATGGCCCCGCACGTCGCGGAAGATCCCGCCGGGGGAATCTGGCTCACCTGGCTCGAACCCATCGCCGCGCCGCCACCCGGGGAACCCGGCAGCGCCAAGCCTGAAGCAGCACCGGAACCTCAGCGGCTGTGGTCCCTGCGGACCGCCCACCTCGATGCGCACTCGAACTGGTCGCCGGCGTCAACCATCGCCGCGGGCAGCGAGTTTTTCGCCAACTGGGCCGACACGCCCGGCGTCACGCCCGCCCCCGGCGGCGCGCTCTACGCCCACTTCCTCGAACGCATCGACAGCAGTTCGCCCTACGCCTATGGCGTCGTCCTGATTCGCAGCGACGATCGCGGCGGCTCGTGGCTTCGCCTCGGAACGGCTCACACCGATCACCGCCCCGTCGAGCACGGTTTTGTCTCGACTCTCTCCGGCCCGGATCGGCTTTCCATGGTGTGGCTCGACGGCCGCGCCATGACGGGAGATGGACACGGCGAGGAGGCGGCCGGCGACATGGCGCTCATGGCGCGCACCATTGTGCCGGGGCAGGAACACCTCGTGGATGAAGTCCCCCTCGATCCGCGCACCTGCGAATGCTGCAACACCGGCATGGCGATGACCTCGCGCGGCCCCATCGTCGTCTACCGCGATCGCGGCGATGACGAGCGGCGCGACATCTCCTGCGTGCGCCTGGTTGACGGCAAGTGGACCGAACCGCGCGATGTCGCGCGCGATGGGTGGATTCTGCCAGGCTGCCCGGTCAACGGCCCGGCCGTCGCCGCCTCAGGCGGAACGGTCCTCGTGGCCTGGTACACGGCGGCCGACGGGGGAGCTCTCATCAAGGCGGCCCTCTCGACCGACTGCGGCGAGACGTTCCGCGAGCCGATCGTGATAGCGGATGAACTCGGAGCCGAGCGCCGTACGCCGCACGGCCGCGTCGCCGCGGTCATCGATCCCGATCGCCGCGCGGCGTATGTCCTGTGGCTCGGCGATGCGGGTCCTGACGAGGCGGCGGATCTGCCTCTGGCTGCGACACGCGATGCCGCGGAGCCGGGTTACGCGAAGACGCCAGCCGGGGCGCTGCGACTGACCGGCATCGACCTCGATACGCAGGCCGTCGGATCGTCGCGGACGATCGCGCTGGCCGACGCCTCGCGCAGCGGCGGCTTCCCGCGCATCGCCCGACTTGACTGGGACCGTTTGTTCACCGCGTGGACGGACACCACCTCGGGGCGCCAGGTGCGCACCGCCATAGTTTCTCTGGACGACTGATTCAGCACGATCGCCTTCGACTACGATTTACCGCATGAAACTCTACACCCGCACCGGCGACGATGGATCGACAGGGCTGCACGGCGGCGCCCGCGTGCCCAAGACCGACTCCCGCGTCGAGGCGTACGGGCAATGCGATGAACTCAATGCAGCGCTTGGCCTGGCGCGAAGCGCCGCTGATGCGATGCATTTCGGGTTGATCGTCGAGTGTCTCGAGGAGTTGCAGCGGCTGCTCTTTGAGATCGGCGCTGATCTCGCTACGCCCTGCGATTCATCAGCGCGGCGAAAGGTGAGCCCGGTCACCGATGCGGACATCACAAAGCTCGAGCGGTGGATCGATGCGGCCAGCGAGCAGTGCGAGCCGCAGAAGACGTTCGTCCTGCCCGGCGGAACCGAACTGGCGGCCCGGCTGCACCTCGCACGAACGATCTGCAGGCGCGTCGAGCGGCGCGTCATCGCGCTCGATGAAGCTCGCGGGGATCGGCCGGCGCCGGATCAGAACGTGATCTACCTCAACCGCGCGGGCGATCTCCTGTTCGCGCTGGCGCGGCTGGCGAACCACCTTGCGGGCGTTTCGGATGTGCCGTGGCATCCTCGCGGGAAGTAGCGGGTGTGACGGAACGCACCGCTCCGGGCGCGGTGTCTCCACTCGCACGCCGTGTCAGACACCGCCGAGTTCGGCAAGGCGATTGATGCGATCGGGCTCACTCTCGGCGAGCCAGGGTTCTTTCGAGAGTTCTGTGTGGGCTCTGGCGAACCACGGCTTGGCCTCTTCGGCGCGGCCGAGTTCGAGCAGACACTCGCCGAGTTCTTCGAAGACGTAGCCGCTGGTCGTGCCGCGCTGTTCCTGCTCGCGAAGCAGTTCGCGCTGGATGTTGAGCGCCTCATCGAGACGGCGCATGGAGCGCAGACAGCGCGCGACGCACCATCGGGCGATGCCGATCTGCTCCTCGTCCCGCTGTTCGATCCGAGCCGCCAAGGCTGCTTCAAAGTGAGCCAGAGCCTCGTCGTAACGACCCATGGGGTGGAGCGTCCAGCCGAGGTTGTTGTGCAGCGACCCGGCCCAGCGGCGAGCCCGGGAACAGGACGACGCCTCGGCCATGGCCAGAGCCTTGAGGTTCCACTGCATCGCCTCGTCGCCGTCGCAGGTGATCGCCACCATGT from Phycisphaerales bacterium carries:
- a CDS encoding DUF2330 domain-containing protein — translated: MRTRARHWLAVLVAAAAAWAASPAMGDGKYFRTQVVARDPSIPHQAALISYRDGIETLVVQSAVQAEGEHVAWVLPLPAQPTAIEAASPGTIATLQQLVQPRLVLERNVTPWIFVALAALACCGMMLVVSRALSKHSAWARILIYVIAFPCVLLATSVGVLFPTLVAKPRSMAAANAQPQRGVSILTDETVGSYTVTVIAAEAGSEVRDWLSENGFACDDAAGVVIDRYVAEGWCFATAKIRWSPGQTLSPHPLKVVFPVDEAVYPMRLTGAGATQPLALDLFIIGSEMAAARDLKQWRCERLVRDAAAKNWFDEDAIVYEGDLTQLRIGHPVIAASLWDGATLTHLSGMLSPAQMARDDVQLRWEPARPYHRTFFIGQAATLLGGVVGIGLAALAFLAASLAALRTSWRFGGVCRWTLAPGLAVAAFCAPAFALLAPSVETATEPHHPIDRKMAQNHVMYEWDDLRERGALEREQFIARLRTEWPEHLPRGDVPMGLDIREDDSGWDLIFHDRDATPTVMRLDREPPG
- a CDS encoding ATP-dependent Clp protease proteolytic subunit — protein: MTFNPFRSAFNPDQFDPAHPASSDPQIAAAAVQALPHLTNSVHYQRTREMTIDELLLENRVVFLIGEINYSSAARVMMQMLYLDNQKKGQDINLYVNSHGGTVDDTLAIYDTMQFLSADVATYCIGRAYSGGSIILAAGTKDKRYILPHAKVMIHQPLGGVGGQAEDIKIQAEQIIKSKRMLAEVLASHTGQSVEQVLADSERDKYFSAEEAKNYGLVDEVLAFELDKGKKKAASS
- a CDS encoding ATP-dependent Clp protease proteolytic subunit — encoded protein: MPNLIPIVVEQTGRGERAYDIYSRLLKDRIIFLGGGVDDEEANVIVAQLLFLANEDAKADIQFYINSPGGSVTAGLGILDTMNYIPCDVATYCVGQAASMGAVLLAGGTPGKRYCLPSSRVLLHQPLIGGVMEGQATDLEIEAREMLRLREMLYKGLARATGKSFEQIEADCDRNKWLSADEAKQYGLIDSVLTHTDMVGTKKGE
- a CDS encoding N-acetylmuramoyl-L-alanine amidase → MIPTSRFDFASRPHRRALTVWASFVATMTVLGGVLLLTDQGPLPRLGSSQPALGVNLGARAIGSVLDTAAPLKQDQWLEIVIHDSGSQHGSVESLARQARSLGLKGLGYHFVIGNGNGMGDGELHVGYRWNEQLAGAHVAGPDAAWHNVHSVAICLVGNGEASQFTDRQMARLVDLVRGLQERLNIDLDHVLLNSAITGQSSPGRHFPEQRFRDQLRLNG
- a CDS encoding serine/threonine protein kinase produces the protein MAPGTEIAGFRVLKELGTGAASFLYLVQDPRSKQIWALKHVRKETEKDQRFLDQTEIEYSVGTQLRHPHIRRIERLIKNRRVLRVSEMFLLLELVDGIALDKQPPTTFIEAADIFTQVADGLLYMHSRGFVHADMKPNNVIVTDAGQAKIIDLGQSCAVGTIKDRIQGTMDYIAPEQVHRRAITPATDVYNLGATMYWCVCGRHIPTAMTDRTGLGVAKDDHQIDRPIPPIEIKPNISQEFSDLILDCVDPDPDRRPTMEAVRNRLQVIHLRLETAERRANGLMPPTAD
- a CDS encoding undecaprenyl-phosphate glucose phosphotransferase; this translates as MLKERHRVFVSLLSAIDTIVLVAGFTLAHVLARKMVSGDHVLVFSRQSILALTAGVPILLACMAAFGLYRPRRDRSFDSELLDIGKAVLVGWGLTILAWNLVLPAYAKADTATLEIIALPLCLMACLTVHRYSFRLVLRTFREHGWNRRHMAIIGTGRLGQIACHTFLRNSWTGISCAYFISHHDTTRREKCLERPVRGGLDALESILEQRPVDGVIIALPQSRSHLLPSVLMKLSRFPVEVRIIPDVSPRYMPINLAISELEGMPVLSVRQSPLSGYGAVAKRLVDLGIGFAALIIFAPLMLLIAALVKLEDGGPVLFRQDRASMGGRPFGIYKFRTMQPGAVEPVNGRGTQEWTRRDDARITRIGAWLRHTSLDELPQLFNVIRSDMSLVGPRPERLDLLEHFREDWRGYMLRQNVKAGMTGWAQVNGLRGNTSLRKRLQYDLYYIRNWSVLFDLRILWLTALRGFRHPNAH